The Cherax quadricarinatus isolate ZL_2023a chromosome 43, ASM3850222v1, whole genome shotgun sequence genome has a segment encoding these proteins:
- the Syx16 gene encoding syntaxin-16-like — protein MASKNLTHIFMIMRDKAIQRRNMYKRVEAYSDQDSLVHSEELENGLGGIGDGHLPDWAGMVEEVQYNIITLKEKTKRVAALQSYLVRRPSLDDNTEEERQLTAHNNEIRRTLERCQMLMIQIKHSGGQGREETLNKNVVRALGFALQEVKNEFVTTCSAFTTSMNNIKKTSSFVHEGGGDYDSDYGTFEGGSNSSQSQAWTQEQLMFLADNTVQVQERDKAVQHILQSTVQLNQLFRDVAQLVAEQGTILDRIDFNIEHAAIKVEDGAKQLKKAEHYQRKNRNMKCILGLSGTIIFLIILLIIVKT, from the exons ATGGCCTCCAAGAACCTCACTCACATCTTCATGATCATGAGGGACAAGGCCATCCAGAGGAGGAACATGTACAAGCGTGTGgag GCATATTCCGATCAAGATTCTCTGGTGCACAGCGAAGAGCTAGAGAATGGCCTTGGTGGAATAGGAGATGGCCATCTTCCAGACTGGGCAGGGATGGTAGAGGAAGTTCAGTACAATATCATCACACTGAAAGAAAAGACAAAGCGAGTGGCAGCCCTGCAGAGCTACTTGGTAAGGCGGCCTTCACTGGATGACAATACAGAGGAAGAACGGCAGTTGACGGCACACAACAATGAAATTAGACGG ACGCTGGAGAGATGTCAGATGCTGATGATACAGATCAAGCACAGTGGTGGACAAGGACGAGAAGAAACGCTCAACAAAAATGTTGTCCGAGCCTTAGGGTTTGCCTTACAGGAAGTGAAAAATGAGTTTGTTACAACTTGTTCCGCATTTACTACTT CTATGAACAACATAAAGAAAACCAGTTCCTTTGttcatgaaggtggtggtgattatgacaGTGATTATGGAACATTTGAGGGAGGATCCAACTCTAGTCAGAGTCA AGCATGGACACAGGAGCAGCTCATGTTTCTGGCTGACAACACTGTTCAAGTGCAAGAAAGGGACAAAGCTGTTCAGCACATACTGCAGTCCACAGTCCAGCTTAACCAACTGTTCCGAGATGTAGCACAACTTGTAGCAGAGCAG GGAACTATCTTAGATCGAATAGACTTCAACATAGAACATGCAGCTATTAAAGTGGAAGATGGAGCAAAACAGCTGAAGAAAGCAGAACATTATCAACGCAAGAATCGTAATATGAAGTGCATTTTAGGTCTATCTGGCACTATcatttttcttattattctacttATAATTGTCAAAACCTAA